Proteins from one Calditrichota bacterium genomic window:
- a CDS encoding VOC family protein — MPKVNYFELQADNPERAMAFYEQAFGWRFSKSPMGQNYWMFEAGPKDEAGSNGGMMRREFPGHGNLITIFVDSVDNTLERIRNAGGEVLHPKLAVPGIGWAAYFKDTEGNASGIFQHDPEAK; from the coding sequence ATGCCCAAGGTTAACTACTTCGAATTGCAAGCCGATAACCCCGAGCGGGCAATGGCCTTCTACGAGCAAGCCTTCGGATGGAGGTTCAGCAAGTCTCCGATGGGGCAGAACTACTGGATGTTCGAGGCGGGACCGAAAGATGAAGCCGGCTCGAACGGTGGTATGATGCGCCGCGAGTTCCCCGGTCATGGCAACCTGATCACCATATTCGTAGATTCCGTCGATAACACCCTTGAGCGGATCAGGAATGCCGGCGGAGAGGTCCTGCACCCCAAACTGGCTGTTCCCGGTATCGGCTGGGCAGCCTACTTCAAAGATACCGAAGGGAATGCGTCGGGCATCTTTCAGCACGACCCGGAGGCGAAGTAA
- a CDS encoding S9 family peptidase, translating into MNRNRYLNYTSPLIPRQLLFGNPVRSAPRISPDGEQIIYLAPQNGVLNVWLRSTAGGNDHPITNDRGRGVQACFWARNNRDILFLMDRDGDENWRLYTVDKAGGDPQLLTPGEGVQAKVLKIDYARPDEALVELNDRDRRLHDVYLLHIPTGRMTLAALNDIGATGWVADHDLVVRAATVPLPDGGMKMLYREDPDTPWREILRWGSDDLMTTAPLQFTPDNRSIWMRSSLASNSAELRRLDPATGIQESIATDPVYDLSNYLLHPTSRKLQAVAFERERTEWRALDAPITPHLEAVSRLAPGDYQLIGRTTDDHIWVVQFVTDTSSIQYYLYRTDRMTGELLFTSRPELDGLPLAPMQPVSYPARDGLTIHGYLTLPVGALPQDLPAIIHIHGGPWSRVTWGYHAEAQWLANRGYAVLQINFRGSTGYGKEFVNAGDREWGGAMQDDISDGVRFLVERGLADPKRVAIYGGSYGGYAVLAGLTGTPDLYACGVELVGPSNLISFQNSIPPYWEAYRPVLYRRIGNPETEMDLLRARSPLFHIQSIQAPLLIAQGANDPRVAKAESHQIVAALKEAGLEVEYLEFADEGHGFVRPENRLTFYAAAERFLAKHLGGRCEE; encoded by the coding sequence ATAAATCGGAATCGTTACTTGAACTATACTTCGCCGCTCATTCCCCGTCAACTGCTGTTCGGCAACCCGGTGCGGTCGGCACCGCGGATATCTCCGGATGGCGAGCAGATCATTTACCTCGCTCCACAGAATGGAGTGCTGAACGTCTGGCTGCGCAGCACCGCCGGAGGCAACGACCACCCCATTACAAACGACCGCGGGCGTGGTGTCCAAGCGTGCTTTTGGGCGCGCAACAACCGCGACATCCTCTTCCTCATGGACCGCGACGGCGACGAAAATTGGCGGCTCTACACCGTTGACAAAGCCGGCGGCGATCCCCAACTTCTCACTCCCGGCGAAGGCGTCCAGGCAAAAGTCCTGAAAATCGACTACGCCCGCCCCGACGAGGCGCTGGTCGAACTTAACGACCGCGACAGGCGGCTCCACGACGTCTATCTCCTTCATATCCCGACCGGCCGAATGACGCTTGCGGCGTTAAACGACATCGGCGCGACCGGCTGGGTAGCCGATCATGACCTTGTCGTCCGGGCCGCCACCGTGCCGTTGCCCGACGGCGGGATGAAAATGCTCTATCGTGAAGACCCGGACACCCCCTGGCGGGAAATCCTCCGCTGGGGATCGGACGACTTGATGACGACAGCGCCGCTGCAGTTCACACCCGATAACCGTTCGATTTGGATGCGGTCTTCCCTCGCCTCAAATTCAGCCGAACTCAGAAGGCTCGATCCGGCAACCGGGATCCAGGAGTCGATAGCCACTGACCCGGTCTATGACCTATCAAACTACCTCCTGCACCCGACTTCGCGGAAGTTGCAGGCAGTCGCATTCGAGCGTGAACGGACGGAATGGCGGGCGCTCGACGCGCCCATCACGCCACACCTCGAAGCGGTTTCGCGTCTGGCGCCAGGCGACTATCAACTGATCGGTCGGACGACGGACGACCATATATGGGTCGTGCAGTTTGTAACCGATACCAGTTCGATACAGTATTATCTTTACCGTACCGACCGGATGACCGGGGAGTTACTCTTCACATCGCGCCCGGAGTTGGACGGTCTGCCACTGGCTCCGATGCAGCCAGTATCGTATCCGGCGCGCGATGGGTTGACAATCCACGGCTATCTGACTTTGCCGGTGGGTGCTCTGCCGCAGGATTTGCCGGCGATAATCCATATCCATGGCGGTCCCTGGAGCCGCGTCACCTGGGGCTACCATGCCGAAGCCCAGTGGCTCGCCAATCGCGGCTATGCAGTGTTGCAGATTAACTTTCGCGGTTCGACGGGATACGGAAAGGAATTCGTCAACGCCGGCGACCGCGAATGGGGCGGGGCGATGCAGGACGACATCTCGGACGGTGTTCGATTTCTGGTCGAGCGCGGGTTAGCCGACCCAAAGCGGGTAGCGATTTATGGCGGATCGTATGGCGGTTATGCCGTCCTCGCAGGCCTGACCGGCACACCCGACCTTTATGCCTGCGGTGTCGAACTGGTCGGCCCGTCGAACCTGATTTCCTTTCAGAATAGCATTCCGCCTTACTGGGAGGCTTACCGACCCGTCCTTTACCGGCGGATCGGCAATCCCGAAACCGAGATGGACTTGCTCCGGGCGCGGTCGCCGCTCTTTCATATTCAAAGCATTCAGGCTCCGCTCCTGATCGCCCAAGGGGCTAACGACCCTCGCGTGGCCAAAGCCGAGAGCCATCAAATCGTTGCAGCATTGAAGGAAGCCGGGCTCGAAGTTGAATACCTCGAGTTTGCCGACGAAGGGCATGGCTTCGTCCGTCCCGAGAATAGGTTGACATTTTATGCTGCGGCGGAGCGTTTCCTGGCGAAGCATCTGGGCGGGAGGTGCGAAGAGTAG
- a CDS encoding glycosyltransferase, giving the protein MNGHFLEAVYSVLLIGTGAVWIVAVSALTLGMRRLQSSKTGECPTAAVLVAARNEEVVIGRCVEALRSQDYPADHLEIVILDDDSTDRTAKIVAKTIAGFPRIRLLPAGTVRRGMSPKKSALLTGIAATTGEIILTTDADCVPPPGWVAGMVALFVPDVVAVAGFSPVTSRTGNFDLARFDALINGIVSAGLIGIGRPGTVAGRNFAYRRSAFDAVGGFGDSGAGASGDDDLLLQRLSGSGGRVVFASNPATFVPATGPESFYRWWRMKRRHLSAGARYSPALLLPAAALHLFNTGILAGLLGAAFGYLGWMIPVAALIIRMIADYYALEQGARLLGERGWRMAWFLSELALLPLLTLLGPLSLVGRIDWKGRQLKR; this is encoded by the coding sequence TCTGGATCGTCGCAGTCAGCGCTTTGACCCTCGGGATGCGGCGGTTGCAGTCGTCGAAGACGGGTGAGTGTCCAACTGCAGCCGTGCTGGTTGCGGCTCGAAACGAGGAGGTGGTCATCGGACGGTGCGTCGAGGCACTGAGGAGTCAGGACTATCCGGCAGACCACCTTGAGATCGTCATCCTCGACGACGATTCGACCGACCGGACGGCGAAGATCGTTGCGAAAACCATAGCCGGATTCCCCCGCATTCGTCTTTTGCCGGCGGGGACGGTTCGCAGGGGAATGTCCCCCAAGAAGAGCGCGCTCTTAACCGGCATCGCCGCTACAACCGGCGAGATCATCCTGACGACGGACGCCGATTGCGTCCCGCCGCCAGGCTGGGTTGCTGGAATGGTCGCCCTTTTTGTGCCTGACGTCGTCGCTGTAGCCGGTTTTTCACCGGTTACAAGTCGCACCGGAAACTTCGACCTCGCCCGATTCGACGCTCTGATCAACGGTATCGTCTCCGCGGGGTTGATTGGTATAGGCCGCCCCGGAACTGTCGCCGGGCGCAACTTCGCTTATCGCCGGAGCGCCTTCGATGCGGTTGGAGGTTTCGGAGACTCCGGTGCGGGGGCTTCGGGGGATGACGACTTACTCTTGCAGCGATTGTCCGGCTCCGGAGGCCGGGTGGTCTTTGCGAGCAACCCGGCGACGTTCGTCCCGGCAACAGGTCCGGAATCGTTCTACCGGTGGTGGCGCATGAAGAGGCGGCATCTCTCCGCCGGTGCCAGATATTCTCCAGCCTTGCTCCTCCCTGCAGCAGCGTTGCACTTGTTCAATACCGGAATCCTGGCCGGGCTTCTTGGCGCTGCCTTCGGATACCTGGGCTGGATGATACCGGTCGCGGCATTGATCATCAGGATGATCGCCGACTACTACGCGCTCGAACAAGGCGCACGGCTTTTGGGCGAGCGAGGTTGGAGGATGGCATGGTTCCTTTCGGAGTTGGCTTTGTTGCCGCTGCTGACGCTGCTCGGCCCGCTGTCGCTGGTGGGGAGGATCGACTGGAAGGGACGGCAACTGAAGCGATAG